In Bufo gargarizans isolate SCDJY-AF-19 chromosome 6, ASM1485885v1, whole genome shotgun sequence, a single genomic region encodes these proteins:
- the PSMB3 gene encoding proteasome subunit beta type-3, translating to MSIMSYNGGAVMAMRGKNCVAIAADRRFGVQAQMVTTDFQKIFPMGDRLYIGLAGLATDVQTVSQRLKFRLNLYELKEGRQIKPKTFMSMVSNLLYERRFGPYYVEPVIAGLDPKTFEPFICSLDLIGCPMVTEDFVVSGTCSEQMYGMCESLWEPDLEPEDLFETISQAMLNAVDRDAISGMGVVVHIIEKDKMTTRTLKARMD from the exons ATG TCTATTATGTCGTATAACGGTGGGGCCGTCATGGCCATGAGAGGGAAGAACTGTGTGGCCATTGCTGCGGACAGACGCTTTGGAGTCCAAGCCCAGATGGTGACAACTGACTTCCAGAAAATCTTTCCCATGGGTGATCGCTTATACATCGGATTGGCCGGACTAGCAACTGATGTGCAGACAGT GTCCCAACGTCTGAAGTTCAGGCTGAATCTGTATGAGCTAAAGGAAGGACGTCAGATCAAACCGAAGACGTTTATGAGCATGGTGTCTAATTTGTTGTATGAGAGAAG GTTTGGCCCTTATTATGTGGAGCCAGTTATTGCTGGGCTGGACCCCAAGACCTTTGAGCCATTTATCTGCTCCCTGGACCTCATTGGATGTCCCATGGTGACTGAAGACTTTGTTGTGAGCGGTACATGTTCAGAGCAGATGTATGGCATGTGCGAGTCTCTCTGGGAGCCTGACCTG GAGCCAGAAGACTTGTTTGAAACCATTTCCCAGGCCATGCTTAATGCTGTGGACAGAGATGCGATTTCAGGAATGGGTGTAGTTGTACACATTAT AGAAAAAGATAAAATGACCACCCGGACCCTGAAGGCGCGTATGGATTAA